Proteins from one Candidatus Zixiibacteriota bacterium genomic window:
- a CDS encoding tetratricopeptide repeat protein: MSQEENNSLENSQEIRDNSESASSGNEETKVAIKEEIEETPAPPQAASEPASSGEEKVEDKTDKVKISDIEIQSPIDAMIEKTHLDSQCPENMTGQKLTEKKPKRTRNSRKRSKAESASTGSDPETGYRIPSELNKLEAEPTRPDTLSRTRPLEEQKISCKGVAHFKDNVIKIAGGFRLHAGDEMKIGDREFELKHLEPSKKPLYWGILALGIIVLFFIFQSSFTGPKDSGKMVGVVVEKGTGVFLPNAMIELKELGKKVQSNDLGFFIIDLLPAGTYQMQAQLKGYTPVSENAAIVKKQITTTVVELSPQTALSSPAKAEPERSEPRTRPVAPSQPRSTLGSVKIETNVPGVIVYLDGRYLGVGNNLYADIAPGTHSIRLSKDSYQDWTGSVAVSERSTSRIKVNLNSIESTSGSSSSTRGQTDFMSSAQKEYDIGNYAGAVENYTKGLLLDPGNPEAYLGRGSSYAKIGEKSKAIADLSQGAKLFENKGNYNKAVLCYSQVLNLTPGDLNYLYSRGQDYVHTGEYDKATADLKKVTEQNPKYLNGFMELGNAQYNAQDFKGAAESYTKARKLSPNSRQIYVNLAMTYTALENKSEAKKNYGKFKELTTLADRETMKDDPEWIKVLKFLGESTEKEF; this comes from the coding sequence GTGAGCCAAGAAGAGAATAATTCTTTGGAAAATTCTCAGGAGATTAGGGACAACTCCGAATCGGCATCCTCAGGAAATGAGGAGACCAAAGTTGCCATCAAGGAAGAAATAGAAGAGACTCCTGCACCCCCTCAGGCTGCATCTGAACCTGCATCTTCCGGAGAAGAGAAGGTAGAGGATAAAACCGACAAGGTAAAAATCTCAGACATCGAGATACAATCGCCAATTGATGCCATGATTGAAAAAACCCATCTCGATTCTCAATGCCCTGAAAATATGACAGGACAAAAATTGACGGAGAAAAAACCTAAAAGAACCAGAAATTCCAGAAAAAGATCAAAGGCTGAATCTGCATCCACTGGATCAGATCCTGAAACCGGATACAGAATTCCAAGTGAACTAAACAAGCTTGAAGCTGAACCAACCAGGCCGGATACCCTGTCCAGGACTAGACCCTTGGAGGAGCAGAAGATCTCGTGCAAAGGGGTGGCTCATTTTAAGGACAACGTCATAAAGATCGCCGGCGGGTTCAGGCTGCATGCCGGGGATGAGATGAAAATCGGAGATCGGGAGTTCGAGCTAAAGCACCTCGAGCCCAGCAAAAAGCCCTTATACTGGGGGATCCTGGCTTTAGGGATAATCGTATTATTCTTCATTTTTCAGTCCAGCTTTACCGGGCCCAAGGATTCAGGCAAAATGGTAGGAGTGGTAGTGGAAAAAGGAACAGGCGTATTTCTCCCCAATGCCATGATAGAACTTAAAGAATTAGGTAAGAAGGTCCAGTCAAATGACCTGGGATTTTTCATAATTGATCTTTTGCCAGCAGGCACCTACCAGATGCAGGCACAACTCAAAGGTTATACCCCGGTGAGCGAGAATGCGGCGATAGTGAAGAAGCAGATCACCACTACTGTAGTGGAGCTTTCACCTCAAACCGCCTTATCTTCTCCAGCCAAGGCTGAGCCTGAAAGATCCGAACCCAGGACCAGGCCGGTTGCTCCGAGCCAGCCCAGATCTACACTCGGCTCAGTTAAGATAGAAACCAACGTACCGGGTGTGATTGTTTATTTAGATGGCAGATATTTAGGTGTAGGGAATAATTTGTATGCAGATATCGCACCCGGCACTCATTCTATCAGGTTATCCAAAGACAGTTATCAGGACTGGACCGGTAGCGTGGCAGTCAGCGAAAGATCGACCTCCAGGATAAAGGTAAATCTTAACTCCATAGAGAGCACCTCCGGCTCCTCAAGCTCTACCAGGGGACAGACAGATTTCATGAGTTCAGCTCAGAAAGAATATGACATTGGTAACTATGCTGGAGCAGTGGAGAACTACACTAAGGGACTGCTTTTGGATCCGGGTAACCCTGAAGCCTACCTGGGCCGGGGAAGCTCTTATGCGAAGATCGGTGAAAAAAGTAAAGCTATAGCAGATCTCTCCCAGGGAGCCAAGCTTTTTGAAAATAAAGGAAACTATAATAAAGCGGTTCTCTGTTACTCTCAGGTTCTGAATCTGACTCCGGGAGATTTAAATTACCTCTACTCCCGTGGCCAGGATTATGTCCATACAGGAGAATATGATAAAGCCACTGCAGACTTGAAGAAAGTTACTGAACAGAATCCGAAATATCTTAACGGCTTCATGGAATTAGGGAATGCCCAGTATAATGCTCAGGATTTTAAAGGAGCAGCAGAAAGTTACACCAAGGCAAGAAAGCTAAGCCCTAATTCCAGGCAGATTTATGTGAATTTAGCCATGACCTACACGGCACTGGAAAACAAGTCTGAAGCTAAGAAAAATTACGGGAAATTCAAAGAGCTAACCACCCTGGCAGACCGGGAAACAATGAAGGATGACCCGGAATGGATCAAGGTTTTGAAATTCTTAGGCGAGAGTACGGAAAAAGAATTCTAA
- a CDS encoding methyltransferase domain-containing protein yields MPLQLWLELRPGMTAVDVGCGLGNLGYTYWTYFGKGGRYLGVDVSEELVREAADAAKEWAVGGEAKFMVGDAYKLPFSDNFADWVMCQTLLMHLEKPELALAEMIRVAEPGGLIMCNEPDNLSVMLIKPYWSMPELDIEEELLIKKVHLICHKGHIKLGRGDNSIGSKVPAMMKKLGLIGIDTRMNDKVHFLIPPYEDPKQQQLLKMIKKTQLDEHEFWMERTGEEFLAGGGNPEEYERFREISERLKPILQQQIEESKYTACGPSFFYVIKGRKPE; encoded by the coding sequence GTGCCCCTACAGCTCTGGCTGGAACTAAGACCCGGAATGACCGCAGTGGATGTCGGATGTGGTCTGGGTAATTTAGGTTACACCTACTGGACCTATTTCGGTAAAGGCGGACGTTATTTAGGTGTAGATGTCTCTGAGGAATTGGTCAGGGAAGCGGCAGATGCGGCTAAGGAATGGGCAGTTGGTGGGGAGGCAAAATTTATGGTAGGCGATGCCTATAAATTACCGTTTTCAGACAACTTCGCGGACTGGGTTATGTGCCAGACTCTTCTAATGCACCTGGAAAAACCTGAGCTTGCTCTGGCTGAAATGATACGGGTAGCTGAACCCGGAGGACTGATCATGTGCAACGAGCCGGATAACCTGTCGGTAATGCTGATAAAACCCTATTGGTCAATGCCGGAACTTGACATCGAGGAGGAGCTATTAATCAAGAAAGTCCATTTGATCTGCCACAAGGGCCACATTAAGCTGGGCCGGGGTGACAATAGCATAGGTTCTAAGGTTCCTGCAATGATGAAAAAGCTGGGACTTATCGGGATTGACACTCGGATGAACGATAAAGTCCATTTCCTGATCCCGCCCTATGAAGATCCGAAGCAACAGCAGCTTTTAAAAATGATTAAGAAAACTCAGTTAGATGAGCACGAATTCTGGATGGAAAGGACAGGAGAAGAATTCTTAGCAGGAGGCGGTAACCCGGAAGAGTATGAGCGTTTCCGGGAAATATCCGAAAGACTCAAACCCATTCTTCAACAGCAAATTGAGGAAAGTAAATATACTGCTTGCGGACCAAGTTTCTTTTATGTAATCAAAGGAAGAAAACCAGAGTAA
- a CDS encoding chromate resistance protein encodes MKWITREKIKVDRVACPWLIKKFIDPHAEFIFVPADKVMKIAEREKAIPFDAPGVELGHNEGKCSFEAIVSKYKIEDPAIQLMAKIVHSTDVSKDLNLQPEAVGLKAISEGFGHLGLKDDHEVLAKEFIVYDALYAYCKQKVMEN; translated from the coding sequence ATGAAATGGATCACCCGCGAAAAAATAAAAGTCGACCGGGTGGCATGCCCCTGGCTGATAAAAAAATTCATCGACCCGCATGCGGAGTTTATTTTTGTACCGGCTGATAAGGTTATGAAGATAGCCGAGCGTGAAAAAGCAATACCATTTGACGCTCCGGGAGTGGAATTAGGCCATAACGAGGGGAAATGCAGTTTTGAAGCTATTGTGTCAAAATATAAGATCGAAGACCCAGCCATCCAACTCATGGCTAAAATTGTTCACAGCACAGATGTCTCTAAAGATCTCAATCTCCAGCCCGAGGCAGTAGGATTGAAAGCCATATCTGAAGGTTTCGGGCATTTAGGTTTGAAAGATGATCATGAGGTTTTAGCCAAAGAGTTCATCGTTTACGATGCACTATATGCTTACTGCAAACAAAAGGTGATGGAAAATTAG
- a CDS encoding universal stress protein: protein MLPFKKILCPTDFSQPSYESLKMAGELALHFSSELYLVHVLAPIPVITAATTPMSAGAPTTSFDVVLYEKELKGSAEKKLEEITDQRLSKELKVQSFLAYGKAADEIVRIAEKEKIDLIVISTHGETGFRHLIFGSVAERVVRHAPCPVLTIRAAQK, encoded by the coding sequence ATGCTGCCTTTTAAAAAAATTCTCTGTCCTACTGATTTCAGCCAGCCTTCTTATGAGTCTCTGAAAATGGCAGGGGAACTGGCATTACACTTCTCATCTGAGCTTTATCTTGTTCATGTGCTTGCTCCGATTCCGGTAATAACTGCTGCGACTACTCCGATGAGCGCAGGAGCTCCGACCACCAGTTTTGACGTTGTTTTATATGAGAAAGAGCTGAAAGGCTCGGCAGAGAAAAAGCTTGAAGAGATAACTGATCAGAGACTATCAAAAGAACTCAAAGTCCAGTCATTTCTGGCATACGGAAAAGCCGCAGATGAGATCGTGCGGATTGCCGAGAAAGAGAAAATCGATCTCATAGTCATATCAACCCACGGCGAGACTGGCTTCAGGCATCTCATTTTCGGCTCGGTGGCTGAGAGAGTGGTAAGGCATGCTCCCTGTCCGGTGCTCACTATCCGGGCAGCTCAAAAATGA
- a CDS encoding DUF2953 domain-containing protein, which translates to MSPWFILILAPVFILLWILFFSHIFVHLTLNDKTRKFSLNWLGCGFYLDWSAQKIGFYLFNQKVLTSSVRKNPVKVKKAGKTGKVNYIILWQKKDTVIKTLKITLRSFVDMLRKTKLERFSLSLRVATPDPALTGILYGGLSSLSYSLDSYLPAGSVYFYPDFQAETPRTDLEISLKTRFFYMLWVGVKTFLLLPKISLVKTMRKLFIKGR; encoded by the coding sequence ATGAGCCCCTGGTTTATTCTAATTTTAGCACCGGTTTTCATACTCTTGTGGATATTGTTTTTCTCGCACATCTTTGTCCATCTGACGCTGAATGACAAAACAAGAAAGTTTTCCCTTAACTGGTTAGGTTGTGGTTTCTATCTGGACTGGTCTGCTCAGAAGATTGGCTTTTACCTATTTAACCAGAAGGTCTTGACAAGCTCCGTTAGAAAGAACCCGGTCAAGGTAAAAAAAGCTGGAAAAACAGGAAAAGTAAATTATATTATCCTCTGGCAGAAAAAAGATACTGTCATTAAGACTTTGAAAATAACCCTGCGATCTTTTGTCGATATGCTCAGAAAAACTAAACTTGAGAGATTCTCGTTGAGCTTGAGAGTAGCCACTCCTGATCCAGCCTTGACCGGGATACTATATGGAGGGCTTTCAAGCCTGAGTTATTCGCTCGACTCTTATCTACCAGCCGGGTCAGTTTACTTTTATCCTGATTTTCAAGCTGAGACTCCAAGAACGGATCTGGAGATATCTTTAAAGACCAGGTTTTTCTATATGCTCTGGGTTGGGGTAAAAACTTTTTTGCTTTTGCCAAAAATATCCCTGGTAAAAACTATGAGAAAACTTTTCATTAAAGGGAGGTGA
- a CDS encoding sporulation protein — MENPAQELIKSILDELKAIAKTETIVGEPITIGDKTIVPVCKITLGFGAGGGTGGAKDKGEGTGSGGGGGVAIFPAAFIVIKGDEVSVLGVKPGKWEYILEAIPGIIEKFREGKKGKKEKEEKTE, encoded by the coding sequence ATGGAGAATCCAGCACAGGAGCTTATAAAATCGATCCTGGATGAGCTGAAAGCGATTGCCAAAACCGAGACCATCGTGGGAGAGCCGATCACCATCGGGGATAAAACCATCGTTCCGGTCTGCAAGATAACCTTAGGGTTTGGAGCAGGCGGTGGGACTGGAGGAGCAAAGGATAAAGGAGAGGGAACTGGAAGCGGAGGCGGGGGCGGCGTAGCCATTTTCCCTGCTGCCTTTATCGTGATCAAGGGTGACGAAGTATCGGTATTAGGGGTAAAACCCGGTAAATGGGAATATATTCTGGAGGCTATTCCCGGAATCATCGAGAAATTCAGGGAAGGGAAAAAAGGTAAAAAGGAAAAAGAGGAGAAAACTGAGTAA
- a CDS encoding GNAT family N-acetyltransferase, whose product MMKVITYRELEPKDRFMLLMDQAFWWPLSPAQLERLINLDIRLKNSPVGFCAVENGTLAGYVGVMDIPTKTVSGNVETVGGIWCVATNPRFAKRGICKTLMDKAHQYFQQKKYPFSFLCTSRTIIAYAIYVRMGYVEVEKVNSYAEAYKVLGEAKPEKKSETELDQNKIFNLYQEFVKDKTGLAVRQKNFLEVLSERKKFDDKKSVLMQKGYALVSGPREVSRIMELISSDEQTYHQLLDQVESFSPNGVIDRMITDEELHQVYKDRGYCIEEADHGVVMVKKLARSEFEEKYGSAFHIGMMDMF is encoded by the coding sequence ATGATGAAAGTTATTACCTATCGGGAATTAGAACCCAAGGACCGGTTCATGCTTTTGATGGACCAGGCTTTCTGGTGGCCCCTCTCCCCTGCTCAATTAGAGAGATTGATCAATCTGGATATCAGGCTAAAAAATAGTCCAGTGGGATTCTGTGCCGTAGAAAATGGAACACTTGCTGGTTATGTTGGAGTTATGGACATTCCCACAAAGACAGTTTCTGGAAATGTAGAGACCGTCGGCGGGATCTGGTGCGTTGCAACCAATCCCCGTTTTGCCAAAAGAGGGATATGCAAAACCTTAATGGATAAAGCTCACCAGTACTTCCAGCAGAAGAAATACCCCTTCTCTTTTCTGTGCACCAGCCGAACCATAATCGCCTATGCCATTTATGTGAGAATGGGATACGTTGAGGTGGAGAAAGTAAATAGCTATGCGGAAGCATACAAAGTTTTAGGTGAAGCGAAACCTGAAAAAAAATCTGAGACAGAGTTAGACCAGAATAAAATCTTCAATCTCTATCAGGAATTCGTCAAAGATAAAACTGGACTTGCAGTCAGGCAGAAGAATTTTCTTGAAGTCTTGTCTGAGCGAAAGAAATTCGACGATAAAAAGTCAGTTCTTATGCAAAAGGGATATGCCCTGGTCTCAGGACCAAGAGAGGTTTCCAGAATAATGGAGCTAATAAGCTCGGATGAGCAAACCTATCACCAGCTACTTGACCAGGTTGAATCTTTTTCCCCCAACGGTGTAATCGACCGGATGATCACAGATGAGGAACTCCATCAGGTATATAAAGACAGAGGATACTGTATCGAAGAAGCCGATCATGGAGTGGTGATGGTCAAAAAATTAGCCCGGTCTGAATTTGAAGAGAAATACGGAAGTGCCTTTCATATAGGGATGATGGATATGTTTTAG
- a CDS encoding outer membrane beta-barrel protein, translating to MKKIVLLLACLMLLFSQAEAKKGINLSLGLGHTWAIGEMDKATRGKNNFNLSGDYEFASAGANQYFAFLVGLKFSLPRFDGEGIYYAVDPGGPKTITSDWRWVALTPYFKILIDKNDKPLVPYFKFGVGLYHLSIKYNPTTYLGDISKNYLGYVVGFGVEYNIGRLAFTGELEGNFVPHTNLELLTHKVRNCNFINPMAGMTFRF from the coding sequence ATGAAAAAGATAGTTTTACTGCTCGCCTGTCTAATGCTTTTGTTTTCTCAGGCTGAGGCGAAAAAGGGGATCAACCTCTCGCTTGGCCTGGGACACACATGGGCTATTGGAGAGATGGATAAAGCTACTCGTGGCAAAAACAATTTTAATCTGAGTGGTGATTACGAATTCGCTTCAGCGGGTGCTAATCAATATTTTGCCTTTTTGGTCGGATTAAAATTTAGCTTGCCACGTTTTGATGGCGAAGGAATTTATTACGCCGTTGATCCAGGTGGCCCTAAGACAATCACCAGCGATTGGCGTTGGGTCGCACTGACTCCATACTTCAAAATATTGATTGACAAAAATGATAAGCCGTTAGTCCCGTATTTCAAATTCGGGGTTGGGCTATATCATCTGTCGATCAAGTATAATCCAACTACATACCTTGGAGATATTTCCAAGAATTATCTTGGTTATGTAGTAGGTTTTGGCGTGGAATACAATATCGGTCGCCTGGCTTTTACCGGCGAGCTTGAAGGAAATTTCGTGCCGCATACTAATCTTGAGTTGTTAACTCATAAAGTGCGGAATTGCAATTTCATCAACCCCATGGCTGGAATGACTTTCAGGTTTTAA
- a CDS encoding insulinase family protein, translated as MPTLKNYKPLILFLLLLFLPLPCFALPGSPARVHFLDNGMQVITKEEHSKNLIALNIYVKGGSRTETPELSGLSHYYEHLIFRGGTDKQKELETRKVFQSLGQFFGFTSEDVTCYYMVAPKENLDEALWRYADAVMNLKVTQERIESERQVVLEEFNMDEDQPGYAVWLLLEKNAYRTHPYGQTVLGSREVIKNADLDRFKTFYQERYVPNQMVMAIVGDFNTDEMMTKINSLFGKYPRGKESFELERPEPEQTKFWQAFKRMKSSSSYLNIGFHIPEATHPDIPVLDVLNVILGQGESSRLYQALKKEDNLAYSVGSSVDQRKDPGLFEIYTQLDPKNETKVVNIVFKELSKLWQKEVLPEEIDKAKSKIENSYYFDNQTYLSQAQRLSYYAANSDLLLESSYLDRIRSTTPSDIKRVALKYLKPSNATLAVVEPEDAPENSFIDIAEKYDSLLPAQAKEEIKAKPEKIVLPNGLTLLLKEDHSSKTIALEGYIKGGLWLEDAKNAGICNFVTEMLLKGTKEYSLDQIAQKIDSLGIELYAQSTPDYARVSLLATPETFKPGLDLFSQALFYPVFPEKEMENTRTDIIAQIQKVKDSSYDLTNQEFARDIYIKSPYKRPVLGYEETVSKLSPEELRSFHKRVFVPSNIILSVVGDFNSEEIKNLLKSEFEKVPAAPAQKFSLIDEPAQEKGKSRIITQEKLQTTFNLGRMGVKITSPDYLSLKLVERILSSRLFFKYVYEEGMAYRMWTYMQPHLGSAPFTFEMGVSPENFTKARTGILSEVQTLLKSPLSESEVQTAKANLISGFYLSQQTNTDQARTMAFYEMAGLGYLYAESYPDLVNRVKTSEIASAAKKYLEPDKFTLVAVGKTEEKK; from the coding sequence GTGCCAACTCTCAAAAATTATAAACCGTTAATCCTGTTTCTCCTCCTCCTCTTTTTACCTCTCCCCTGTTTTGCCCTACCCGGCTCACCAGCAAGGGTTCATTTCTTGGATAACGGGATGCAGGTAATCACCAAGGAGGAGCATTCCAAAAATTTGATTGCTCTTAATATCTATGTAAAAGGGGGAAGCAGGACTGAGACACCGGAATTGAGCGGGTTGAGCCATTATTATGAGCATCTCATTTTTAGAGGAGGGACTGATAAGCAGAAGGAGCTGGAGACCAGGAAGGTTTTCCAGAGCCTGGGACAGTTTTTCGGATTCACCAGTGAGGATGTGACCTGTTATTATATGGTCGCTCCAAAGGAGAACCTGGATGAGGCTTTGTGGAGATATGCAGATGCAGTGATGAATCTCAAGGTTACCCAGGAGAGGATTGAATCTGAAAGACAGGTGGTCTTAGAAGAGTTCAATATGGATGAAGACCAGCCGGGTTATGCAGTCTGGCTACTTCTGGAGAAGAATGCTTATCGGACTCACCCGTATGGACAGACGGTTTTGGGCTCAAGAGAAGTTATCAAAAATGCCGATTTGGACCGGTTCAAAACCTTTTATCAGGAAAGGTATGTGCCCAACCAGATGGTGATGGCAATAGTGGGAGATTTCAACACGGATGAGATGATGACGAAAATCAACTCCCTTTTTGGAAAATATCCCAGGGGAAAAGAATCGTTCGAATTAGAAAGACCTGAACCAGAACAAACAAAATTCTGGCAGGCTTTTAAAAGGATGAAATCCAGCTCCAGCTATCTTAACATCGGTTTCCACATCCCGGAGGCAACGCATCCGGATATCCCGGTTTTAGACGTGCTGAACGTGATCTTAGGCCAGGGCGAAAGCTCCCGGCTTTACCAGGCATTGAAAAAAGAAGATAATCTGGCATATTCTGTAGGCTCTTCAGTTGACCAGAGGAAAGATCCCGGTCTTTTTGAAATCTATACTCAGTTAGACCCGAAAAATGAAACAAAGGTTGTGAATATTGTCTTTAAGGAGTTGAGCAAATTGTGGCAGAAAGAGGTTTTGCCAGAGGAAATAGATAAAGCTAAGTCCAAGATCGAGAATTCATATTATTTCGATAACCAGACCTATCTAAGCCAGGCACAGCGTTTATCTTATTATGCGGCAAATAGCGACCTGTTGCTTGAGTCTTCATATTTAGACCGGATCCGAAGCACCACACCTTCTGATATAAAAAGGGTAGCTTTGAAGTATCTGAAACCCTCGAATGCAACTTTAGCTGTAGTCGAACCAGAGGATGCTCCAGAAAACTCTTTTATTGACATAGCGGAAAAATATGATTCTCTTTTACCTGCTCAGGCAAAAGAGGAGATAAAAGCCAAACCTGAGAAGATCGTCCTTCCAAACGGCTTGACACTGCTTCTAAAAGAAGACCATTCCTCAAAAACCATTGCCCTGGAAGGTTATATCAAAGGAGGATTATGGTTGGAAGATGCGAAAAATGCCGGCATCTGCAATTTTGTAACCGAGATGCTTCTCAAGGGAACAAAAGAATATTCCTTAGACCAGATTGCCCAAAAGATCGACAGTCTGGGAATCGAGCTTTATGCCCAGAGCACTCCTGACTATGCCCGGGTTTCCCTTTTGGCTACTCCGGAGACATTTAAACCTGGACTGGACCTTTTCTCTCAAGCCCTGTTTTATCCTGTTTTTCCGGAAAAAGAAATGGAGAACACCAGAACCGACATCATCGCTCAAATCCAGAAAGTCAAAGACTCAAGTTATGATCTGACCAACCAGGAGTTTGCCAGAGATATCTACATCAAATCACCTTACAAAAGGCCAGTGTTAGGGTATGAGGAAACCGTGAGCAAGCTCTCCCCTGAAGAACTCAGGAGTTTTCATAAACGGGTTTTCGTCCCTTCTAATATTATTTTATCTGTAGTCGGAGATTTCAATTCAGAAGAGATAAAAAATCTTCTTAAATCCGAATTCGAAAAAGTCCCGGCCGCTCCTGCTCAGAAGTTTTCGTTGATAGATGAGCCAGCCCAGGAAAAGGGAAAATCGCGGATAATTACCCAGGAAAAGCTTCAGACCACTTTCAACCTGGGAAGAATGGGGGTTAAAATAACCAGCCCTGACTATTTATCTTTGAAATTAGTGGAAAGGATTTTAAGCTCCCGGCTGTTTTTCAAATACGTTTATGAGGAGGGCATGGCTTACCGGATGTGGACTTATATGCAGCCCCACCTGGGCTCAGCCCCTTTCACTTTTGAGATGGGTGTATCCCCGGAGAATTTCACCAAAGCCAGAACCGGAATTTTGAGTGAAGTCCAGACCTTGCTGAAGTCTCCATTGTCTGAAAGTGAGGTGCAAACTGCAAAAGCCAACCTGATCTCCGGATTCTATCTTTCCCAGCAGACCAATACTGACCAGGCAAGGACCATGGCTTTCTACGAGATGGCAGGTTTAGGGTATCTGTATGCTGAGAGCTATCCGGACCTGGTAAATCGGGTGAAAACCTCAGAGATAGCCTCTGCGGCGAAAAAATACTTGGAACCAGATAAATTCACTCTGGTGGCAGTTGGTAAAACCGAAGAGAAAAAATAA
- a CDS encoding DUF2892 domain-containing protein, translated as MKTNESGADRLIRIIVGILLFILGWLVLKNRVLGIIFDILGIILFITGITGFCGLYKLFCINTKKEETPQKPA; from the coding sequence ATGAAAACCAATGAAAGCGGTGCTGACCGGCTGATCCGCATAATAGTCGGCATCCTTCTTTTCATATTAGGCTGGCTGGTCTTAAAAAACCGCGTTCTGGGGATAATCTTTGATATCCTCGGTATAATCCTTTTTATCACCGGCATAACCGGCTTTTGCGGGTTGTATAAGCTCTTTTGCATCAATACCAAAAAGGAGGAGACGCCGCAAAAACCTGCTTGA
- a CDS encoding DMT family transporter codes for MEDSPPFLSAGFRFLIATLFLFFWAKKKGIKFSDYKSQAFKILIPGFFMYYLSYSLVYWGEQYINSGLTAVLFATLPFFVSIFATLFLKEEKLTWFRLFGLVVGFSGILLIFRDSLSLEGENLLHGMIGIILSAGFSAYASVRVKRDLHSVEPVVISVFQMGLGTMLLLGSGFLFEKITDFKLTYKSIGALFYLSFFGSAFAFMSYYWLLKRIEVTKLSLIAFITPIVALILGWLVLGESISGYLISGTVLVIIGIWLVSRYGIAGRKK; via the coding sequence TTGGAGGACTCTCCTCCATTTTTGTCTGCTGGCTTCAGGTTTCTCATTGCTACGCTCTTCCTCTTTTTCTGGGCGAAGAAAAAAGGGATAAAATTTTCTGATTATAAAAGCCAGGCATTCAAAATCCTCATCCCTGGCTTTTTTATGTATTATCTTTCCTATTCCCTGGTTTACTGGGGTGAGCAGTATATAAATTCGGGGTTGACCGCAGTTCTATTTGCCACCCTTCCCTTTTTTGTGTCTATCTTTGCCACCCTGTTTTTAAAAGAAGAAAAGCTCACCTGGTTCAGATTGTTCGGGCTTGTAGTAGGATTCTCCGGCATTCTTTTAATCTTCCGGGATAGCCTAAGCCTTGAAGGAGAAAACCTGCTTCACGGAATGATTGGGATTATATTGAGTGCTGGTTTTTCAGCCTACGCTTCGGTCAGGGTTAAAAGAGACCTGCATTCAGTCGAGCCGGTAGTCATCTCAGTCTTTCAGATGGGATTGGGAACCATGCTCCTGTTAGGTTCAGGATTTCTATTTGAGAAAATCACCGATTTCAAGCTAACTTATAAATCCATCGGCGCATTGTTTTATCTATCCTTTTTTGGCTCAGCTTTCGCTTTTATGTCTTATTACTGGCTTCTGAAGAGAATAGAGGTTACCAAACTGTCCCTGATAGCTTTCATCACCCCGATCGTGGCTTTGATCTTAGGCTGGCTGGTCCTGGGAGAGAGTATCAGCGGATACTTGATTTCCGGAACGGTTTTAGTTATAATAGGTATTTGGCTGGTCTCAAGATATGGCATAGCCGGACGGAAAAAGTAA